The Prionailurus bengalensis isolate Pbe53 chromosome A3, Fcat_Pben_1.1_paternal_pri, whole genome shotgun sequence genome includes a window with the following:
- the ABCG8 gene encoding ATP-binding cassette sub-family G member 8, whose amino-acid sequence MAETVPEDRGLRNRAAPQDASGFQDSLFSSENDNSLYFTYSGQSNTLEVQDLSYQVDMDSQVPWFEKLAQFKMPWASHKDSCELGIQNLSFKVRSGQMLAIIGSSGCGRASLLDVITGRGHGGKIKSGQIWINGQPSTPQLVRKYVAHVRQHDHLLPNLTVRETLAFVAQLRLPRTFSQAQRDKRVDDVIAELRLRQCAHTRVGNAYVRGVSGGERRRVSIAVQLLWNPGILILDEPTSGLDSFTAHNLVKTLYRLAKGNRLVLISLHQPRSDIFRLFDLVLLMTSGTTIYLGAAQHMVQYFTAIGHPCPRYSNPADFYVDLTSIDRRSREQEVATREKAWSLAAVFREKVRGFDDFLWRAEAKELGEGTCLESQALPQDTHQPLTSTELPGPVQQFTMLIRRQIFNDFRDLPTLLIHAAEACLMSLVIGFLYYGHGAIKLSFMDTAALLFMIGALIPFNVILDVISKCHSERAMLYYELEDGLYTAGPYFFTKILGELPEHCVYIIIYGMPIYWLANLRPGLEPFLLHFLLVWLVVFCCRIMALGAAALLPTFHTSSFFGNALYNSFYLTGGFMISLDNLWIVPAWISKVSFLRWCFEGLMQIQFKGHTYHMAVGNLTIPIRGDVILSSMGLNSYPLYVIYLILIGISGGFVILYYVALRFIKQKSSQDW is encoded by the exons ATGGCTGAGACAGTCCCAGAAGACAGAGGGCTGCGGAACAGGGCTGCTCCCCAGGATGCCTCC GGCTTCCAGGACAGCTTGTTCTCCTCTGAAAATGACAACAGCCTATACTTCACCTACAGTGGCCAGTCCAACACCTTGGAGGTCCAGGATCTCAGCTACCAG GTGGACATGGactcccaggtgccctggtttgaGAAGCTGGCCCAGTTCAAGATGCCTTGGGCATCTCACAAGGATTCTTGTGAGCTGGGCATCCAAAATCTGAGCTTCAAAGTGAGGAGTGGGCAGATGCTGGCCATCATAGGGAGCTCAG GGTGTGGGAGAGCCTCTTTGCTGGACGTGATCACCGGGAGAGGCCACGGCGGCAAAATTAAGTCAGGTCAAATCTGGATCAACGGGCAGCCCAGCACGCCTCAGCTCGTGAGGAAGTATGTGGCCCACGTGCGCCAGCACGACCACCTGCTCCCCAACCTAACCGTCCGCGAGACCCTGGCTTTTGTTGCCCAGCTACGCCTGCCCAGAACCTTCTCCCAGGCCCAGCGTGACAAAAGG GTGGACGACGTGATTGCGGAGCTGCGCCTGCGCCAGTGCGCCCACACGCGCGTGGGCAACGCGTACGTGCGGGGCGTGTCTGGGGGCGAGCGGCGCAGAGTCAGCATCGCGGTGCAGCTCCTGTGGAACCCag GAATCCTCATTCTGGATGAGCCCACCTCCGGCCTCGACAGCTTCACGGCCCACAACCTGGTGAAAACGCTGTACCGCCTGGCCAAAGGCAACCGGTTGGTGCTCATCTCCCTCCACCAGCCTCGGTCTGACATTTTCAGGCTTTTTGATTTGGTCCTCCTGATGACGTCCGGCACCACCATCTACTTGGGGGCAGCCCAGCACATGGTGCAGTATTTCACAGCCATCGGCCACCCCTGTCCTCGCTACAGCAACCCTGCAGACTTCTATG TGGACTTGACTAGCATCGACAGGCGAAGCAGAGAACAGGAAGTGGCCACCAGGGAGAAGGCTTGGTCCCTTGCAGCCGTGTTCCGAGAAAAAGTTCGTGGCTTCGATGACTTTCTGTGGAGAGCGGAGGCAAAGGAGCTGGGTGAGGGCACTTGCCTGGAGAG CCAGGCCCTCCCCCAGGACACTCACCAGCCCCTGACTTCCACTGAGCTGCCTGGCCCTGTGCAGCAGTTCACCATGCTGATCCG tcgtCAGATTTTCAACGATTTCCGAGACCTGCCAACTCTCCTCATCCATGCAGCAGAGGCCTGCCTGATGTCCCTGGTCATTGGGTTCCTCTATTATGGCCATGGGGCCATCAAGCTCTCCTTTATGGACACAGCTGCCCTCTTGTTCATGATTGGAGCTCTTATCCCTTTCAACGTGATTCTGGATGTCATATCCAAAT GTCACTCAGAGAGGGCAATGCTTTACTATGAACTAGAAGACGGGCTGTACACTGCTGGTCCATATTTCTTTACCAAG ATCTTAGGGGAGCTTCCAGAGCACTGTGTCTACATCATAATCTATGGGATGCCCATCTACTGGCTGGCTAACCTGCGCCCGGGCCTGGAGCCCTTTCTACTGCACTTCCTGCTGGTGTGGCTGGTGGTCTTCTGCTGCAGGATCATGGCCCTGGGTGCCGCTGCCCTGCTCCCCACATTTCATACATCCTCCTTCTTTGGGAATGCTCTCTACAACTCCTTCTACCTCACCGGGGGCTTCATGATAAGCTTGGATAACCTGTGGATAG TGCCCGCTTGGATTTCCAAAGTCTCCTTCCTCCGCTGGTGTTTTGAAGGGCTGATGCAGATTCAGTTTAAAGGGCACACTTACCACATGGCCGTCGGCAACCTCACCATCCCTATCCGGGGAGACGTA ATCCTCAGCTCCATGGGCCTGAACTCATACCCGCTCTACGTCATCTACCTCATCCTTATTGGCATCAGTGGTGGCTTTGTGATCCTGTACTATGTGGCCCTGAGATTCATCAAACAGAAGTCCAGTCAAGACTGGTGA